From one Xyrauchen texanus isolate HMW12.3.18 chromosome 17, RBS_HiC_50CHRs, whole genome shotgun sequence genomic stretch:
- the LOC127658063 gene encoding LOW QUALITY PROTEIN: cell surface glycoprotein 1-like (The sequence of the model RefSeq protein was modified relative to this genomic sequence to represent the inferred CDS: deleted 1 base in 1 codon), whose amino-acid sequence MGCSSSSTQTVPPEDRPGAKPEPPNGETLLTHNGITSEDNETIADQMQLPVQSPLLDELGPGPGVLKSVEVEQVQAEAFTPEQPGGPPEEINLAAPDEAVCGGVAPLEEMVDAPAMKILSADHVESPVKESTLSLEPALDPTPVESTPPPEPEPTELTPALEPIPEDPMPSSEPKLEEATIPPEATAMKPTETSVPEPTPMEPVLNVEPTPVEPTTAVELSPVPEPTPMEPASNVEPTPMEPTTAAELSPGEPKPNAEPTPVEPVLNLEPTPVEPTTAVELSPVEPTSVPAPTPMEPTTAVELSPKEPKLNAEPSPAEPVLNLEPTPVDPTTAVELGPGEPKPNAEPTPMEPTSAPDTSTVKPSPVPESTPIQATAALEPTAEEPSPTPAAGVSVTEDSSALVDTAAEENVICADTPTPADMPAQPAATQAAGEDRAGPKD is encoded by the exons ATGGGGTGTTCATCGTCCAGCACACAGACCGTCCCGCCGGAGGACCGACCGGGCGCCAAACCGGAGCCGCCGAACGGAGAAACTCTGC TCACCCATAATGGGATTACATCTGAGGACAATGAGACCATCGCG GACCAGATGCAGCTACCGGTCCAAAGCCCCCTGCTGGATGAGTTGGGCCCTGGACCGGGTGTTCTGAAGAGTGTGGAGGTGGAGCAGGTGCAGGCTGAGGCCTTCACACCTGAGCAGCCAGGAGGTCCTCCAGAGGAGATAAATCTTGCAGCTCCAGACGAAGCCGTCTGTGGTGGTGTTGCACCTCTAGAGGAGATGGTTGATGCTCCTGCCATGAAGATCTTGTCAGCAGATCACGTTGAATCTCCTGTGAAAGAATCTACCCTATCTCTGGAACCAGCATTAGATCCTACGCCCGTGGAGTCAACTCCTCCTCCAGAACCCGAACCGACGGAACTAACCCCAGCGCTAGAACCCATACCAGAGGACCCGATGCCAAGCTCAGAGCCCAAACTTGAGGAAGCAACCATACCTCCTGAAGCTACAGCAATGAAACCAACTGAAACCTCAGTTCCAGAACCCACCCCCATGGAACCTGTCTTAAATGTAGAACCCACTCCAGTGGAACCAACCACAGCTGTAGAACTCAGTCCAGTTCCAGAACCCACCCCCATGGAACCTGCCTCAAATGTAGAACCCACTCCAATGGAACCAACCACAGCTGCGGAACTCAGTCCAGGGGAACCCAAGCCGAATGCAGAACCCACTCCTGTGGAACCTGTCTTAAATCTAGAACCCACTCCAGTGGAACCAACCACAGCTGTAGAACTCAGTCCAGTGGAACCAACCTCAGTTCCAGCACCCACTCCCATGGAACCAACCACAGCTGTAGAACTCAGTCCAAAGGAACCCAAGCTGAATGCAGAACCCTCTCCAGCAGAACCTGTCTTAAATCTAGAACCCACTCCAGTGGATCCAACCACAGCTGTGGAACTCGGCCCAGGGGAACCCAAGCCGAATGCAGAACCCACTCCAATGGAACCAACATCAGCTCCAGACACTAGTACAGTAAAACCAAGTCCAGTTCCAGAGTCCACTCCAATTCAAGCAACTGCAGCTCTAGAACCCACAGCAGAAGAGCCGAGTCCAACCCCTGCAGCAGGCGTCAGCGTGACTGAGGATTCATCTGCACTAGTGGACACCGCAGCAGAAGAGAATGTGATCTGTGCAGACACACCCACACCTGCAGACATGCCTGCGCAGCCGGCTGCAACACAGG CAGCTGGTGAAGATAGAGCCGGACCCAAAGACTGA